The genomic stretch TTCACATTTTGTTACCATTCCCTTCCATTCAGGTCCATGTCCTTTCATGCACGACCAGCCGTTTCTGGTACTTTCCTAGCTTGTTTTGGTACCAAccctttttcctcttttcattCTTTGTTCTTCCCCTTTACTTCCCCTTAAAgccacattaaatttttttttttttattttttttttttttttaaaaaacacatattcTCACTTTGTTTCTTACATTCTCAAATGCACTTTTTGGCGTGACactaaaaaatgttatttaattttttaatgaattgctattgaaattaaaatttaataataatttttagtgaTACGTCAGAGAATTTGAGAATGATAGTATCAAAAATTTTGTAATCCTTCCATTTACTAATGTGAAAAAAATGCCATAGCATAATGGAAGGATTACCATAGTTAGTACACATACTCATTCTACAcccaacaaaaagaagaaaaataccataATACAATCCTTGTTGGGTGAAAAATGAATATGTATTAGGATTACAAATAAAGGAAAAGcataattatcattataataaaataataattttttttatcaatttaaaatttcGAGATAACTGGTAATATAATATAGTATCAGAGTCAAGTTCTAAGTTTGTACTTTATCTTTGCCATtcactttctattttaattaaatgcttTACATATTAATCCGCATTTGGTAATGGGTAATTTGAGCCCatacattaaaaagaaaagaaaaaaagattataatattaactaaataatatgaatggtttttcttattaattttaaatatttgggaTTTAAGATTTATAATTTCATAGTTTACAAACTTATGGATTGAAATTCATGATAATTTAGGTAGCTAATATGAGCGAGTATATATGAAATTTGCCTGTTCAAATTAGTGGTCAAAcaacttaaaatttatttgaatgtaAGAATCTCATATATACTCTCTTACATTAATTATGCAAATTACTCTAACATTCCAATAAGCATTTCAATATAAgctatatttaaattaaatagagTTGTTCTCCAAACTGTGTAGTAGAAGAAAACCCTATCCATTTCGACATAAGCATATATAGTTTTTTACTTGTCCAAACAAAAGGAATTATTGGGGAGAAAGATTCAATGTAATAACCTTCACTTTTTGAGATATATTCTCTAATCGTTTGAGACGATATAAGCATTTTTCAAAGAGGAATACTATGTGCTGCTTCTCtggtgtttttcttgttttggatgaatattattttctaaaaatagaaagtgagaaataagaaaaacttatttatttatttattttataaaaaaaataatatctacttcAAACTAAAATAGCACGAGAAAAATACTTATAATTTCTGATTGCTTAAATATGCTCAAAACATTGTAATAATAACAGCAATAAAGTTAAAAATTCTGAACTAGACAGGGGATTCTATATGGATTTTGCATATATTTGAGGAATATGAGAGTCACGGCCGAAGAGAACGCGTCGAAGACACGCTCCCAAATCTTGCATGTTAAACCGTACGCGTGACGTCAAAACGGGAGGTTTGTACGCGAGTTTACGTGGGAAATGCATGCGGAATTAGCGACAACGGGGCAGTGAGGCACACGAGGTAGTGAAGTGCGCGTGGGGAAAGCGAGGGCATTGCGTCCAtgattgaaaaagagaaaaaaagagagcagAAGCCTCTCATCTCTCAGCCCACTGATATCTAACTGGTCTCTGACCCTATCGAGTCTTATCACTCCACCCCCTTCTCTCTTTAGAGGGATGGGTCCCACCTTTCGCTCTTTGCACGTGCCATACCTGCATCTCACGTGACACTGCTGCTGTCTTCCCCACACCCTCTATTAGTTGCTCTCTCCTCTCTGCACATTTGCAGCTTTTCTCTCAAGGGTTTTAACCCCATTGGAGTGGAACAAAGAAACCAGAGAGACTCTTCTGTCTGTCTGTCTCAAACAAatatctcttcttcttcttcttctttcttctctcttcttctgcttcaaaaaaaaaaaaaaaaaaaaacgggaaAATGGAGATTGGCGGGAACATGTTCGGTCAGAGCAACGGTAACAGGGGGCAGAATAGTAATAACGGGAATATTGGGTGGGATATCTGGGAGCTCAGTACTTCAAGGTTGGATTGGGGGGGGAATAATAGTAGCAACACCCTGTACACGACGACAGCCACCACCGCCACCATCACGGCGGGGAGTTCCACCGCCACGCACGAGGAGGGTAGTGCGGCGCACGCGCCATTTTTATTTCACCACCACGGTGGCGGAGCAGATATTGGCGTGCACCACCAGCAATTGCACTACCAGCAGGAGCAGCAAGGCTCCCTCTACGGCGCCGCAGATGGGTCCCAGCGCCACCCTGACCCACACCTTATGTGCTTGAATCTGGGGAAGAGGCACTACTTTGAGGACGCTACCCCTCTGGGTGATCGCCACGTGTCTAGGTCATCATCTATAGGCAAGAGAGGCAAACCCTACACCACCCCCCCAATCCCCACCACCACTGATCATAGAGGTGGCGGTGGTGGGCCTTCCTCCTCTTCCTCGCCGTTGCCGGCGACGGTTCCGAGATGCCAGGTGGAGGGGTGCCACGTCCCACTTCTCAACGCCAAGGACTATCACCGGAGGCACAAGGTCTGTGAAATGCACTCAAAAGCTCCCAGGGTCGTCGTTTTAGGGTTAGAGCAGCGCTTCTGTCAGCAGTGTAGCAGGTATTATCAAATTAGACCCTCAACAATTATCAATTACCCTACACCTGAAAGACGAGTCGGTTTTTTCCGACGCTAATTTTCACTTTCACGACATTTCATACGTGTACATTAATCTTACTGTTAGTGggtctgtttttatttttttctttgtgtttatttcatGTGAAATGAATGCAGGTTTCATGCGGTGTCAGAATTCGACGATTCGAAGAGGAGCTGCAGGAGGAGATTAGCGGGGCACAACGAGCGAAGAAGGAAGAGCGCTCATGATTCTGCTACAAGGAACACTTCTCAAGGTATATAGAGACATGTTTTAGTCAATTTTGTccccttttggtttttttataaaaaaaaaattaaaaaaaaggttcttttGATAGGATTGTACCATATATAATCATTCGACTCTAGCTAAATTTACATTTTGATAGGAGTGGAAATCTGGAATGGGTTTTTTCAGAAAGATGCGTACCTTTGCATATTTAGATTTGTCTAGCTAGGGCAAAGTTTTTGCCTTGGGGGTGAATCCCAAGAAAAAAGCATCAGGGTTCAGACTTCACAGTTCTTATTATATATTCTCAGGCATACTGTCTATTTAAGGCCCAACAATATTCATCCATCAAGTTGCTGCTGAAATGAATCCCTTTTACATATTGGAGTGCTACACATACTGATTGCTCTCTATCGTGTCAGTGAAAATTACGATTAAATGTCGAATCTAACGGTGATTTTCATAGCTATGTTAGAGATTGAGCACTAGAGAGTATGTGTACTATTTCTATTTATATAAGCGTGCATCATGTAGAAATTTAGTTATGAAGCTTGCCCATCTAATTTTTTCACATGCATCTTAGTAATTTGTATGtgattttatgtttcttttgttaCAAAAATTTATGTGGCACATTTTCAAGCCCATCTTGGAAATACAATAGTAGTATCTCAAAGTTCTAGCCAAGGACATATTTTGTGGGCAAAATTGAAAGTAACTTAATAACGCATCATTAATTCGATATGCATTATCTGAAAGAAGATGATAAGTTAATAGGAAAGAGTAAatgtaataatttaattaaacacttTAATACCCTCCTTTACGTGTGGGCTTAAATTTCCCTTAATAAGTGAGTCAAacacacaaaatatttaattgaaatgagaagtGAATAACAAAAACgaagttcaaactcaagatctttcctttgataatattttaaatcacTATTTGTTCTAAAAGCTTATGTTTCGTTTATTCCTTCCAAGCGATCGGAAATTAGATTTAACAGATTATTCCTCATGTTGTTGACCTACTTATTTGATCATATGAAGAGACTAAACATAAATAGAATATTGCATATAATTATTCCACAATTCTAATTTAAGTAGGACTAGCAAAACGATAAAAGCACagtttttaataaatgaaagaaatcatatcattttaaatataaattttctagATTTCACAGGTACGTacctaattatttttaattaaatagttcaaGTTTTGTCATCTCATCATGTGGTGGGATGCTTAATTTTCTTGCCAAACAGTAATCTCACTTGCCTAATTGTTAAAATGAAGAATAAGAATCTGTTAGTGATCCTATGATGCTTAGGGTTTGGAGTTCATTGAAGATCACATTTCTGCTTGTCTCTGGAGTCTATATTTTATAGCTCTCAAATATTTTAGTTTAGAGGGTTAGCACTTGTCAAATAAAGGTATCTTGGTTACAAAGGAAAGACCAGAAGAAAATTAACTTTGTTTGGCCAAAGAGATTTTTGTAATTAGACTGAATCATACAAATAAAGTAACCAAATAGCATTCCTCATAAAAATTCTTTGTTCGGCACTGTATTGacttttaaattcttttttgacACATATATGATACGTCTGAAtaaaagagtaatactacataTGACACTCTCAATTCACTTCCATCCTATTGAGTTGATATGGTAAGATCAACCGTTGTTAATGAACAAAATATTAAGGATTGGTGAGCACTATCACATCGGCCCATGTGTGGTATTTGTGACTCCCATTTTGCATATTTGTCATGTGCTTAACTCTAATGTTAGTATTCATGGTGCTTGTTATACAAATAGATTATTATTGCATGCCACTAATCAGATCTATTTCTTTGGTATGATTCGTTTCatgcttttttgtttataattatgTTGTATAATCCATGTTGAGCTCTCGAATTCGTATTGATTATAATAAGAAGATTGGATAGCAATTGGaacttattccaaaagctcAAGTTTATAGGAAAATGGttaatttgatcatttaatttatattctaacaaaacgTTCTAAATCCGTTTTTATATGTGTTGCTTTAACCGTTCTTTTTCTGGCCAGTCGACGGAGTAGAAAGAACGCTTCCCTTTTCCTTTACACTGtatatttgaaaaatttatttatttgtacttTGTTGTGCTTATAAAGATGGACTATCACGTTAGTTTCTAAATGATTTTGCATTAAAAGTTATATACCTCAAGCATTTCTCAATATTGTGACAATATTTAACTCTCCTCTTTTTCATCATGGAAACCTGTTCTGCACGTCAGTTTCTAAATGATTTAATTTCCACCACGTAGAAAGTTGATGATTCACAGTGCTTTCACTGAGTATGTTTCTAAATGCTGGTAAAACTTTTAGGAGATTTGGATAGTTTTGACAAAGTTTGCAACCTTAATGGTTCTTCAACCAAACATTCATGTTTCAAATTATTCTTAAGTTGTAAAATTTGCTGCGACGCTCCTAATGCATTTGCTCAGACACTCCtaatgcatgttttttttttcttctccttcaaatcttaaactaaaTTCAGGATAGGGCATTGTTTTGTTAACATGGTTTGAGATTAAACACTTAACACATGGAGACATGGTGTGAAACTACTGAACTAAACTGTACAGAGAAAGAAGCTTTGCTGATAACGTTTTCATGTACACATATAGCTGCATTTTGTGAATTCAATATCCAGTCCAGTAAACATTATTGATACAACACATATGTTTCCTAGACGTTGTAAACGTTATATATGCAATGAGTGCTACTAGGGATACTATAACTTTTGCTGCAAACTGATGCAACAATCCACGCCATTTCACCTTTTATGGACAGTCAAACGAGTTTGTATGAGAATTGTAGTAAAAGCTTTAGTATCCCGAGCATTTTCCATTCCTTATTCATATATTCCCTCTTAACGGGATACCTTGAACACAAACTTGTTATAAGATTATATACTTCATTGTTTCAAACTACAAAATTGCATTTGTGCCAAACATAGATCATGACTACTTAAATTTATCAATCATACCTACATAAATTTGAGGGAAATATATGATGCTTACTATTCCATTGAGTACCTAAATTGTTCTTATTTCCTAatgtggcagtgaaaatcaccattgaTATATCATACACAGGTTAACTCgttcaaaatctaatagtgattttcacAGTCACATCAGAGAATAAGTGCTTGGGagtaagagcttgtttgggattgcgtttgagaaatagagcttttaagttaaaaatagcttttgggcaaaagttcaAGTtgtaagcttttgccaaaagtgcagtttggccatttt from Corylus avellana chromosome ca1, CavTom2PMs-1.0 encodes the following:
- the LOC132163301 gene encoding squamosa promoter-binding-like protein 7 encodes the protein MEIGGNMFGQSNGNRGQNSNNGNIGWDIWELSTSRLDWGGNNSSNTLYTTTATTATITAGSSTATHEEGSAAHAPFLFHHHGGGADIGVHHQQLHYQQEQQGSLYGAADGSQRHPDPHLMCLNLGKRHYFEDATPLGDRHVSRSSSIGKRGKPYTTPPIPTTTDHRGGGGGPSSSSSPLPATVPRCQVEGCHVPLLNAKDYHRRHKVCEMHSKAPRVVVLGLEQRFCQQCSRFHAVSEFDDSKRSCRRRLAGHNERRRKSAHDSATRNTSQGGGFPYLSSPTGRALSLLSSKTDSWVSPPDISSRSSAALRELIAEHRAAIMAGQLILDRDRYTESHGMEDLGEAQRRSNCVMPNQHQMFPEPHSWNRYHESDTQLTLDLMQASSSAFGLLSVRGKSKEEEEECSDLWNSFHGAHEI